CTGGTATAAGGGCTGTCCCTATAGCGTTTGTGTCTCTACATCGGAGGTTTTGATGCTCACTAATCTCTCAGACGTGGATCTGCGCAAACTGCGCATCTTTTGCACCATCGTCGAGGCTGGAGGCTTCACTGCCGCGCAGGTACGCTTAAATACCAGCCTGCCTCGCTTGAGCACATTGGTGCGAGATCTGGAAATCCGCCTCGGCTACTCCCTCTGCCGTCGTGGCAAGAGCGGCTTTCAACTTTCCGAACAAGGCGCCCAAACTTATGCGGCGGCGCAGGAACTGTATGCTGATATCGACCGCTTTCATCGGCGGGTAGTCATGCTTAACGAAAAGTATCCAGAGTTCTTGCAGATTGGCAGCGTCGATAACCTGCTTTCGCTAGACCAGGCACCGCTGCCGCAGGCCCTCGCTTCCTTTCGCCTGGTTTCGCCCAGTACCCGCATCGACCTGCAGGTAATGCGTGCCGACGAGCTTGAGCAAGCCGTGCTCGAAGGGCGTCTGCACCTCGCCATCGGTTGTTTTAACCACCAGCTTTCAGGCCTGCATTACCAAGCGCTGTTCGAGGAAGAACAAAACCTGTATTGCGGGCGTGGTCATCCTTTCTTTGCACGTCCCGACGAGCATTTTACGGACGAGGAGATCGGTGCCGCAGATTACGTAGACCGTGGCTACATGCTCGAAAGCCGCCGGCCGCACAAATTGCGCTTCGGCAACTCGGTAAGCGCTTTCTCCATGGAAGCCATTGCCACACTGATTGCTTCCGGCACCTGCATCGGCTACCTACCGACCCACTACGCCGATATCTGGGTAGCACGTGGCATGTTGCGTGTAATTGCACCGCAGCGGCTGAGGTATAACGCAGCATTTCATAGCATCACCCGACAAGGGCAAGTCCCGACAGAGTCACTGGCCAAGCTGATGCAAGCATTGCAGGCCGCAAAGCACTCGGTGACATTGAAGTCGAGCACGCAAGTTTGAAAAATGACAAACAAACCCGTCCGTCGAAAGCACTTTTCCATACCCTAGGCAAATGGCTGTCGAATACAGCGCCCTTCATCCGCTCATGATTATTTCCTCCACTTAAGTGGAGGACTACAGAACAGTAAAAAGTCCCCGCAAAGCGGTACGTTGTGATCGGCTGCTTTTAACCGAAAGCGGTCGTTCCTAAGAACCTAGCTTGAATTCCGCTTTGACTAGGGCTCAAAGCAGCTCATCGCAAAACGGCAAGTGTATTAGCCAATCTCCACCATCAACTCGTACCCAATGGAGCGAAAGGACTTTGTCAGTTCGATGCTAAAAACAAACGAATTGCGGAAGCGATCGCCCAAATCCCAGGCAATAAAAAACCCCGTAGACGTTAATCTACGGGGTTTTCAAGGGTGGAGGCCGAGGTCGGAATCGAACCGGCGTAGGCGGATTCCGTCCGGTACCAGTTGGTCGCAATACTGGGAGATCCGGTAGAGCTCCCACTTGTCCACCATCCACGGCTTGATGCGGCGGCCTAGACCGAAGCGGTCACTGACAGTGATGTCGTAGGTCATCCAGGTTGGGTTGTCAGTCCAGGCCAACTTGAAGCTACCGTCCCAGATACCGGAGTAGGTCCTAGCCACAGGGTTGTAGTTGGCCGGCACAAGGACCCTCTTCAGCTTGGTCTCCACTGTGACGGCTGGGATGCTACGGAACTGCTCGGCCGAGAACTCGATGTAGAGCAGCGCGGTGTTCGGGTAGCGCAGCTTTGCATCGATGACCTCGGTGAAACCCGCGATCTGCATGATGTCGGCAATTTTGTTGTTGTTCTGGTTCGGGGTGATGCGGGTCACCCTGAGCAGCCAGCCGCTGGTAGCTGCCGGCAGATTGATGCGTAGGGTACCGAAGTCGGACAAATCGGTTAGCTCAAGCAGTGAGAGGGGAGGCACAGGCCTGTTCATTCGCTCACCTTCGCGATTCCTACATGACCTCAATGTGGCTCTTGAATGCAACCAATGCCGAGACGATCTGCTTACTGATCTCTGGGCTCCCTGCGATGTCCGCCTCATTCATTCCCTTTGCGAGCAGATTCACAGTTATCGACGCAGGCTCGACAACTATTGCGGACATGGTGTTCAGCACCAAACGAAGCGCCGCTTGGGCATGACTCGCACGAGGTGAAGCGTTAAACAGTGCAACCGGCTTACCAGGAAATTCATGGCTGGCCACAAGCCAATCTAAGGCATTCTTGAAAGAACCAGGTATTCCACGAGCATACTCAGGGCACGAAATAAGGATGCCATCTACCTTACCCACCAAAGCCCGTAACTCTCTGACGCTCTGCGGCGGATCATCAGCCAGGTCCGGATCGAAGTGCGGCAATTGACCAACCGCCAGATAGTGCTTGATCGACACCCCCTCAGGGCTCAACACCTCAGCCGCACGTAGCAGTGCAGAGTTAGAAGATGCTGCGCGAATGCTTCCGGACACCGCTAACAATTGGACCATTTGTAAACATTCCATTCCCTAGTGAGATAGCACAGTGTCGCATACGTGAATCAGGACGTTCACAGACATGACTGGAGCCCTCTCCGATACCAGGCCCTGGGCGGTGCGAATACTCATACCCTACAAGCAGGCGATCACGCACCAGACCCAGGCGGCACACCACATATCCTCGCGAATTCCAGTATTCGGCGCTCCACCCCACGCGAGTGCGAACGCCTCCAAGGCATGCCCGAGGACTACACCCTAATCCCCTGGCGCGGCAAGCCTGCCAGCGAATGCCCAGACGGCCCACGCTACAAGGCGATCGGTAACAGCAAGGCAGTCACCGTCGTCCGCTGGATCGGCCAGCGAATCCTGCAACAACTCTAAACACCCCACTCAACAATCGGAAAGCCTGCCGGCGATGGCGGGCAAAGCAACCCGCCCGCTGAAGTCCCCACCTGGAACTTTGATTTGTCGCGAGTGAGATGAAATGCGCCCAAGGAAGACCCATAGGTACATGCGCGACATCATCCCGAAAAAGTCGGAGCGCACTCAGAAGGACAACAAGGCCGAATTGAGGCAGCTAAGGCCAGTTTTTGACGAGATACCGGTGGATGCGATTACGCCATCGATGATTGCTGCCTATCGCGATAAGCGATCCGCGAAAACCAGAGCCAACAGAGAAATCGCCTTACTGTCTCACGTCTTCAATATTGCGCGCGAATGGGGTTTGACCAACAGAGAGACCCCCTGCCAGGGCGTTCGTAAGAACAAGGAAACGCCGCGCGACTATTACGCAAACGACGCGGTATGGAAGGCGGTCTACCAGAAAGGCGAAATTGAACTGCAGGAGGCAATGGATCTGGCCTACCTGACCGGCCAGCGCCCAGCCGATGTCCGACTAATGCGTGTCGATGATGTGGAGGGAGTGTATCTGCGCGTTGGCCAAGGCAAGACTTCCAAGAAGATCCGAATCCTCATGGAGGTCGATGGCCAGAAAAATAGCTTGGGCCTGCTCATCGAGAGAATTATTGCCAGACCGAAAAAAATAAACTCTGGCTATTTGATCGTGAGCAAGTCGGGGAAGAAGGTCTCCGAGCGCATGCTATGCCAGAGATGGGACGACGCCCAGGTCAAAAGCCGTGGCTGAGGCTATCGAACAAGGCGACCAGGGCCTGGCTAAGAAAATCGCAGGGTTTCAGTTCCGTGATATCCGACCGAAGGCGGCATCTGAAATTCTCGACCTGGACGACGCGAGCCGGCTTCTCGGACACTCAAAACAGGAGACCACAAAGAAGATTTACGTTCGAGTTGGCGCCATCGCAAACCCGACGAAATAGGAAAGTTTTGGTACGCCAGCCTTAAAGTTTTGGTACGCCAGCACTTTCATACAGGCAGTAAAAAACCCCGTAGACGTTAATCTACGGGGTTTTCAAGGGTGGAGGCCGAGGTCGGAATCGAACCGGCGTAGGCGGATTTGCAATCCGCTGCATAACCATTTTGCTACTCGGCCCCAAATGCCCAATGCCTGAAACACAACACTGGACACGTACAAACTGGAACGGCTAACGAGATCAACTTCATCTCGTAACTCTTTGATTTCTAAAGAGTTTTTCCGTTTCCTCGCTGAGGAATGGTCGCAATTATGGACGTGTTTTCCATTCCTGGCAACTCCTATTCGAGATTTTTTCTGCCGGGCTGTTTCTACAGGTTTCCGGGCTGAGCCAATCCGTCGGGTGAACAGCCTGGTGTTCGCCAACGAGGCGGGATGATTGCACAAACCCATCCAGATAGCTGCCCCCTTCTGTGTTTGCCCACCTACCCGATCGGGTTATGGCGTGGGCCGGGGCGCTCGCGGACAGTTACGCCAACGGCTCGACCCGGGCTCCTTCCATCACGTTCAAGGCGGAATTGAAGTATGCGTACAGCTTTCCCTGCGATGTTTGGCGTGGTTCTGGCACTGACGGCGGCTTGGGCCCAGGCCGGGGAGCCCGCAGACAAGACCCTGCGCCTGTACAACTGGTCGGACTATATCGGCGAGAACACCCTCGCCGGGTTCGAGAAGGCCACCGGGATCAAGGTGATCTACGACACCTTCGATTCCTATGAAACCGTCCAGGGCAAGCTGCTGCCGGGGCGCTCCGGCTACGACCTGGTGGTGCTCAACGCGGCCCTGGTACCGCCCTTGATCAAGGCGCGGGTGTTCCAGCCGCTGAACAAGGCCTTGCTGCCCAGTTGGCAGAATCTCGACCCGCAGGTGCTCAAGAGCCTGGAAAGCTACGACCCGGGTGTGCAGTACTCGGCGCCCTATACCTGGGGCAGCAATGGCGTGACCTATAACGTCGACAAGGTCCGCGAGCGCATGCCGGACGCGCCCATCGGTTCTCTGGCCATGCTCTTCGATCCCAAGGTGGTGTCGCGCTTCGCCGATTGCGGGGTGACGCTGCAGGATTCGCCCACCGACATTCTGCCGCTGGTGCTGGCTTACCTGGGGCGCAATCCCAACAGCGCCGCCCCCGAGGATTTGAAAGCGGCGCAGGATGCCTTGATGGCGGTGCGCCCCTATATCCGCAAGTTCGACTCCACCAGCTACCTCAATGGCCTGGCCAATGGCGACCTGTGCGTCAGCGCCACCTGGTCCGGCGACTACGCCACGGCCCAGGCCAGGGCCAACGAGGCCGGGGCACCGGTCAAGCTCGACTATTTCATTCCCAGGGAAGGCTCGCTGATCTGGTTCGACGATTTCTACATCCCCGCCGACGCGCCGAACGTGGCCAGCGCCCATGCCTTTATCCAGTACCTGCTGCAACCTAAGGTAATGGCCGAGGTCAGCGACTACATCCGCTACGCCAACGCCAACCTCAAGTCCACGCCACTGTTGAGTGCCGAGGTGCGGGACAACCCGGCGATCTACCCCGATGCCCAGACCCGCGAGCGGCTGTTCACCCAGAAGATCCAGACGCCCGCCAGCACCCGGCTGATCACCCGTACCTGGAACATGGTGAAGATCGGCAAGTGAGCCCCCCCCCGAACCCACAGACTTTCCACCCCATATTGCTACCCGAGGTGAAGCCCATGGCTATCCAACCCGACGCCTTCTTCCAGCAGTTCGACGATTCGAAACTGGTGGCCGCCGACAAGGCGCACTACATGCACGGCTTCCATATGTTCGACGAACACCGCGAGCAGGGGTCGTTGAATATCGCTGCCGGCGACGGCGCCTACATCTATGACACCGCCGGCACCCGCTACCTGGATGCCGTAGGCGGCATGTGGTGCACCAACATCGGCCTGGGCCGCGAGGAAATGGCCGAGGCCATCGCCGACCAGGTGCGGCAACTGGCCTACTCCAACCCGTTCTGCGACATGGCCAATGTCAGCGCCATCGAGCTTTGCCAAAAGCTGGCAAGCCTGGCCCCAGGGGACCTGAATCACGTGTTCCTGACCACCGGCGGCTCCACCGCGGTGGACACCGCCTACCGCCTGGTGCAGTTCTATCAGAACAGTCGCGGCAAGCATGAGAAGAAGCACGTGATCTCGCGGCACAACGCGTACCACGGCTCCACCTTCCTGACCATGTCCATCGGTAACAAGGCCGCTGACCGAGCGCCTGAATTCGACTTCATGAGCGACCTGTTTCACCACATCTCCTGCCCCAACTACTACCGGGCGCCGGCCGGCATGAGCGAAGCGGACTTCCTCGAGTTCCTGGTAGCGGAATTCGAAGACAAGATCCTCACCCTGGGCCCGGACAAGGTGGCGGCGTTCTTCGCCGAACCCATCATGGGCTCCGGTGGGGTAATCATTCCTCCCGAGGGTTATCACCAGCGCATGTGGGAAATCTGCCAGCGCTACGACCTGCTGTATGTCGCCGACGAAGTGGTGACCTCCTTCGGCCGCCTAGGTGCTTTCTTCGCCTCCGAGGAAGTGTTCGGCATGCAGCCGGACATCATCACCACTGCCAAGGGCCTGACCTCGGGCTACCTGCCCCTGGGCGCGTGCATTTTCTCCGAGCGCATCTGGCAGGTCATCGGCGAGCCGGGCAAGGGTCGCTGCTTCACCCACGGTTTCACCTATAGCGGGCACCCGGTGAGTTGCGTCGCGGCGTTGAAGAACATCGAGATCATCGAGCGGGAAAACCTGCTGGCCCATGTCGAAGAGGTCGGCGTCTATATGGAGCAGCGCCTGCAGACCCTGGCCGAACTGCCCCTGGTGGGCAGCGTGCGCTGCAAGCGGCTGATGGCCTGCGTCGAATTCGTCGCCGACAAGCGCACCAAGGCGCTGCTGCCCGACGGGCTGAACATCGCCGAGCGCATCCATCTGCGGGCCCAGGCCAAAGGCTTGTTGGTGCGCCCCATCGGCCATCTCAATGTGATGTCGCCCCCCTTGATCATCACTCGCCAGCAGATCGACGAAATAGTCGCCACCTTGCGCGACTGCATCCTCGAAGCCGCCGCCGAACTGCGCCAGAACGGCCAGTACCTGGGCCAATGACCCCTAGCCGCTGGCAGCGCGAATATCGGCCCGGGGTCTTACCGGGCCTGCGCCCGACCGTTAGACTGCCGGGCATGAGCGCACCAGCAAACACTTCTACCGCCCCCCTCAGCCTCCCTGCCCTGCAGGCCTGGCACGCCTGCCTGGCCCAGGCCTTCGGCAGCGTGGACGATGGCACTTTCCTGCAGCACCTGGCGACGGCGCTGAACGCCCTGACGCCCATCGAATCGATGATGATCAGCCTGGAACGCAAGGGCCTGCCACCGCAATTGCTGCATGAACGGGGCATAGTCGGCGCCTACCGCGACGAGATCATCAACCGCTACTTTTCCCGCGGTTATCTGCTGGATCCGTTCTGCCTGGCGGTGGAAAACGGCCTGGCCGAAGGTTTCTATCACCTGTCGGAAATCGCCCCGGACGACTTCTTCAGCAGCGAGTACTACAAGACCTACTACCTCAAGACCGGGGGCGCGGAAGACAGTTACTACATCGTCGACCTCGATCCCCAGAGCAAGATTTCCCTGTGCATGTTCCAGGGCCTGAGCGGTGAGCGCTTCGCCAGCGAACCCCTGGCGCTGCTGCGGGCGGTGGAACCGCTGGTGCGCGAGCTGATCCGCCGTTTCGGCGGTAGCGGCCTGCAACCGCTGTTGCACCAGGCCAGTCAGGACGCGCTGCCCGCCCCGGCACCGGCCAACTTCAACCAGCAGATCGAAGCGGCGTTCATGAGCTTTGGCCAGCCACTGCTGACGGTTCGCGAGCGCGAAATTGCCCACCTGATCCTGCGGGGGCACTCGGTAAAATCCACGGCCAAGGTGCTGGAGATTTCCCCGGAAACCGTGCGCATGCACCGCAAGAACCTCTACACCAAGCTGACCATCAACTCCCAGGCCGAGCTGTTCGCGCTATTCATCGACTGGCTGACCCAGCCCGCACCCACCAGCCAAAGCCCCCTGTAGGAGCGAGCGTGCTCGCGCTGCACTCAAAAACGCCGCGGTCACTGAGTGAACGCGGCGTTTTCGTTGACGATCTTCGCGAGCAAGCTCGCTCCTACGGCCTTTCCATCAGCGGGCGGCCCAGGCGTTGAAACGCTGCTCCAGCTCCTCGCCATGATCGACCCAGAACCCCGCGTCCACTGCCCTGGCGCCCTTCAAATTGGCCTCGAAGGTCGGCAGTTGCCGCTGCACCGCCTCAGGTAGCAATGGCAGCGCCTGACGATGCACCGGCCCGTAGGGGATGTTTTCAGAGAACACTTTCTGCGCCTGGGGCTGGCTGGCGAACAGAATGAAGGCTTCGGCCAGGGCCTTGTTCGGCGAGCCCTTGACCACCGCCCAGTACTCCGGGTCGTACAGGCTCTGGGGCCAGAGGATACTCAGCTGCATGCCCTCCTTCTGGGCCATGGCAATGCGCCCGTTGTAGGCTGCGCTCATCACCACGTCACCGGCCACCAGCCACTGCGGCGGCTGAGCCCCGGCTTCCCACCACTGGATGTAGGGCTTGATCTGGTCGAGCTTGGCAAAAGCCCGGGTCACGCCCTCGGGGGTGTTGAGCACCTGATACAACTGGGCAGGCGCCACACCGTCGGCCAGCAAGGCAATTTCCAGGGTGTACTTGGCGCTCTTGCGCAAGCCGCGCTTGCCGGGGAAGTCCTTGAGGTTCCAGAAATCCGCCCAGGACTGCGGCGCCTTCGCCAGCTTCTGCGGGGCAAAGGCCATGACCATCGACCACACATAAGTGGCGACCCCGCATTCGGTCAACGTGCCGGGCACGTACTGCGCCGGGTCCCCGAAACGGGCCAGGTCCAAGGGTTCGAACAGGCCCTCGTCACAGCCACGCAGCAGCTCCGGGCTCTCCACTTCGACCACATCCCAGCTGGTCTTGCCGACATCGACCATGGCCTTGATCTTCGACAGCTCGCCATTGTATTCGCCGGCCACTACCCGGGCCGCCCCGCTCTGGTTGAATGGCTGGAAGTAGGCCTGCTCCTGAGCCTGTTTGGTGGCTCCGCCAAAGGAAATGACCGTGAGGTTCTGCGGCTGGGCGTAAGCCCCGGTGCACAGCAAGACCCACGACAACGCAACGCCGCAACGCAAGGTGTTGGACATGAAACCCATCCTCAAGAAAGCCGGCTCGCCCGCACGAACCCGCACAACAAGAGCCTGGAAGCGACCGTATGCAACGGGCGGTACAGCACCAGGCACTACGAGTCTTGGTCAGCGGCGCAAGGGCTCGCGCGGCGCAGGCCGCGTAGCCGGATCATCACCGTTGCGGGCTCTGCGGCCCTGATCGTTTGGTGTAGTGGCGACCCGTCCGGAGCAACCGGCCGTGGTCATGCGCGAATGGCAGTTCATCGCTTGCTCCCTGTTGTTTTTGTAGGAAGAACAAATCGATCGGCAGTGCATCGCAGGAGCGCCCGTGGCAGTCGGGCAGGCGGATGCAGGGGTTCATTGTTTCCATAACCCGGGGCGTTACGAAACGAGGTTTTTGTGAGGCACAGGCAAGGGAAAAGCTGCCTAGAGGACAGCCGGGGTAAAAAAGCCGCAATCGGGCCAGCCGGCATAACGCAAAACACCCCGCAGGCATATCACGCCTGCGGGGGTACCTTGGTCGATCAGGGCTTCAGTCCAGCAGCACCAGCAATCCCGAGATTACCCCGATGCCCAGCACCGCCGAGAGCAGCATGCTGCTGGACACCTCGGTTTCGTAGGTCTTGTAGCGCGAGGCCAGGATGAAGACGTTCACCGCCACCGGCAGCGCCCCCATGATCACCGCGATCTTGATCAGGAAGTCGCTGAGGTCGAACACATAACGGGCCGAAACGAACACCAGCACCGGCAGCAGCACCACCTTCAACAGCGCCAGGGCCAGGGAATCCCCCTGGATCAGGTTGTGGTTGCGGTGCACCGCGAAGGCCGCACCCAGGGCTACCAGGGCCAGCGGCCCGGTGGCGTTGGTCATCTGCGTGGCAAAGATCTGCAACGGGCCGGGCAACTGCCACTCCAGCAGGATGAACAATCCCGCAAGCGCCACCGCCAGGATCAGCGGGTTACTGACAATCGAGCGCAGAGTGGTGAGCAATACACGGGCCAGATCCGGCCGGGCCTGAACCTCCTGCTGGGCAGTGAGCTCCATGAGCAACGCCCCACCTGCCAGGATCACCAGGTTGTCGGCCATGGTAATCATCAGGGTCGGCAGCGCCGCTGCGTCACCGAAGGCCATGACCATCAGCGGCAGGCCCATGTACCCCACCACCCCCGAGATCGAGGACAGCCCCCGCAGGCCCGCCACCCTGGCGTTGCCGCCCCAGATCAGCCGGCCACCGACGACGGCGATGATGAAGGTCACCAGGCAGGCCAAGTAGTAGGCGCTCAGCAGGCTCCAGTCCAGCTCGCCGTGGTCTCGGGTGCCCAGGGTCTTGATGAAGATGAAGCACGGCAGGAACAGCCAGAACACCACCCCCACCAGGCCGTTCACCGTGTCCTTGGCGATCACCCCGATCCGCACTATCCAGTAGCCGGCGAAGATCATGGCAAACAGCGGTATCACCACCGTAAAGACCTTATCCATGGGCCGCACGCCTGCGGAAAATGCGCTGCTCGGCATACACCGCCAGCTGGCGAGGGGTGTAGGTGGACGCGCGATAGAAATCCATTACCCCGCCCATCACCTGCCGGTACTGGGACTCGATATGGGGTATGGACGCCTGCATCTCGTTTTTCAGGCTGTCCACTATGGCCCACAGCTCCTGGTCGGCAATAGCCCCTACATCCAGCCCGGCCGAAGAATAGTTCTCCAGAGCCTGCCGTAAAGTCTGCGGATGCAGGCCGACATAGTTGACGAAATAGCCCTTCTCATCATTGGTTTCGAGAAAGTCCGGAATATTCAGGACGCCGTAGTTGGAAAGCGTTTCAAACTTGCCACTCACCGCACGATAGATACTGGGCAATTGCAAAAACGCCTCTTCACACTGATGAGCGGCGCTGATCAGGCCCGGCAGATCAAGTTCCAGGGAGCCCAGTTTTATATTGTTGGCCTGGCACAACTTCACAACTTGTTCCAGTGGGGCAATACCGGAACGATTGCCAAAGCCGGCCAATGACCCTTCAACCATCTGGAAGCCCGAATGAATGGCCTGCATGGTATTGGCCAGCGCCAGCCCGTTGTCATTGTGAGCATGCAGGCAGAACACCAGTTGAGGGAAATCCTTCACCAGCCTGGAACACAGCCATTGGGTCACGTGAGGCTGCAATGAGCCCACGGAATCGTTAATCCTGATGATCTCCACTCCCAGGCCGGCAGCCCAGTCAATCTGCCGGCAGATTTCCTGGTAACTGCGGTTCGACACCCCATCACGGAAGTTGTTGAGCACACTGGCCTTGAACCTGACCGCGCCGATACTGCGAAAGGCCTCGATGGCCCGTTCGAACTCCCCGGTGCTCTGCCGATAGGTGATCATGCCGAAGCTGAACACGGTATCGGCGATCCACTGGCGATGGGCTTCCCGAGCCTTGAAATAGTCGAAAGCGGTTTCCCAGCAGTTGAGCAGAATAATGAAGGTGGCCCGGGTGTCGGCCGGCAGCTCACCGGTGTCCCGAGCCAAATGCAGACGGTCCCAGACCAGGGGTTCCTCAGGGCCGCAACCCACCACGAAATCCCTCAAGCCTGCCGCCACCATGGATTTGAGGATTGCGACCTTGGCCTCTACCGTGATCGGAAAGGCAGTACGTTCAATGCCTTCTCTAAGCGTTTCATCCACCAGATGCGGGACCGAGTAATCACAATAGCGAATTCCATTTTCAACCATCATTTTTATGCTCCTTGCTGATTGTTTTACTTGCCTGCTCATTGAGTTGAGACATCAAATTAAAACCCAACAACCAACACACGATATAGCAACAAACAAAAACTCGACCTAAGACAATTCTTAAAAGACAAAACAACAAACAATCACAAACAAACTACAAAAACATTAAAAACCATTGACTGGATATTAACGACAAAACAACTTCACAAATTAAACAAGCAACTAACTCAGTGGCAGGCAACACACTAGAAAACTTCAGTATTCCACTCGCTGCCCGTCAACATCCGGCCACTGGCCTGCGAGCCCGCCCTAGAGCGCCTGCCGGTTCAGCGCCAGGTGAGGCTAGAATCAGTTCCTTTCTCCCCCGCGACCCGACGAGATCCGTTCATGAGCTTCGATTTCGATACCCTGCACCCCCGTCATGGCACCGGCAGCACCAAATGGAGCCGCTACCCCGAGGATGTCCTGCCGATGTGGGTGGCGGACATGGATTTCGCCGTGGCCGATGGCATCCTTCAGGCCCTGCGCCAGCGCCTGGAGCACCCGCTGCTGGGCTATAGCGTGGCCCGGGACGAATTGCGCGAGGCGGTGGTCGCCGACCTGTGGGACAAATACGCCTGGCGCGTCAGGCCCGACGAGCTGATTTTCCTCCCCGGGGTCGAGCCCGGGTTCAACATGGCCCTGCACGCCTTCGTCCAGCCGCAGCAGAAGGTGGTGCTGCAAACCCCCAACTATCGCCCCCTGCGCCTGGCCCCGGGCAACTGGGGCCTGGACAAGGTCGAAGTGCCGTTCCAGCTCACCGTCGACGGCACCTACGACACCCCCATGGACGCCCTGCGCCAGGCCTTGCAAGGCGCCGGCGCGATGCTCCTGAGCAACCCGCACAACCCCCTGGGCAAGGTCTTCCCCCGGGACGAACTGCTGGCGGTGGCCACTGCCTGCCTGGACCAGGGCGCGTTGATCATTTCCGACGAGATCCATGCCGAGTTGTGCTTCGACGGCCGCCGGCACATCCCCACCGCCTCCCTGAGCCCGGAAATCGCCCGGCGCACCATCACCCTGATGTCGGCCAGCAAGGCCTACAACATCGCCGGGATGAAGACCTGCTTCGCCATCATCCAGGACCCTGCCACCCGCCTGGCCTTCAACAATGCCCGCGCCGGCATGGTAGACAGCGTCAGCCCCCTGGGCCTGGAAGCCACCCTGGCCGCCCTGACCCACGGCGGCCCCTGGCTCCAGGCCCTGCTGGGCTACCTGCAGGCCAACCGCGACTACCTGCTGCACGCGGTGCAGACCCGCCTGCCCGGCATCCGCATGCACGCGCCCCAGGGCACCTACCTG
The DNA window shown above is from Pseudomonas protegens CHA0 and carries:
- a CDS encoding isopropylmalate/homocitrate/citramalate synthase codes for the protein MMVENGIRYCDYSVPHLVDETLREGIERTAFPITVEAKVAILKSMVAAGLRDFVVGCGPEEPLVWDRLHLARDTGELPADTRATFIILLNCWETAFDYFKAREAHRQWIADTVFSFGMITYRQSTGEFERAIEAFRSIGAVRFKASVLNNFRDGVSNRSYQEICRQIDWAAGLGVEIIRINDSVGSLQPHVTQWLCSRLVKDFPQLVFCLHAHNDNGLALANTMQAIHSGFQMVEGSLAGFGNRSGIAPLEQVVKLCQANNIKLGSLELDLPGLISAAHQCEEAFLQLPSIYRAVSGKFETLSNYGVLNIPDFLETNDEKGYFVNYVGLHPQTLRQALENYSSAGLDVGAIADQELWAIVDSLKNEMQASIPHIESQYRQVMGGVMDFYRASTYTPRQLAVYAEQRIFRRRAAHG
- a CDS encoding MalY/PatB family protein, whose protein sequence is MSFDFDTLHPRHGTGSTKWSRYPEDVLPMWVADMDFAVADGILQALRQRLEHPLLGYSVARDELREAVVADLWDKYAWRVRPDELIFLPGVEPGFNMALHAFVQPQQKVVLQTPNYRPLRLAPGNWGLDKVEVPFQLTVDGTYDTPMDALRQALQGAGAMLLSNPHNPLGKVFPRDELLAVATACLDQGALIISDEIHAELCFDGRRHIPTASLSPEIARRTITLMSASKAYNIAGMKTCFAIIQDPATRLAFNNARAGMVDSVSPLGLEATLAALTHGGPWLQALLGYLQANRDYLLHAVQTRLPGIRMHAPQGTYLAWLDCSALGLDDPHAFFLEQAKVGLSAGLEFGDDCGQFVRLNFGCPRALLEDGIQRLQDSLQRR